The Gracilimonas sediminicola sequence CCTCACATACGTCAGCTAAAAAATCACTTCCATGCGCTTCTTCTTCATCCAGAATATCATCACCACGGTTTCCATAGATTCCTGAAGCCGAGGCGGATACAAATACATCCGGCTTTTGATCGGCTTCACGCATGGCATCCACCAACTGTTGTGTGGATTGAACCCGGCTATCCATAATTCTCGTCTTCACTTCATCGGTCCAGCGTTGACCGAATAGGTTTTCTCCCGCCAGGTTTATCACCCCATCTATTTCATTCATCTCGGTGGCAAGATCATCATCCCACCCAATAAACCGCTGGTTTTTGGCCGCTTCGTCTTCATATTTTTTGGGGCTGCGACTCACAATTACCAGGTTATGACCTTGTTTGAGAAGCATAGTTCTCAATTCTTCGCCAATAAAACCTGTTCCGCCCGTAATAAGAATATTCATAATCTTGGTTTCTTTGTTTTCATACCAAACCACATCCAGCTACAAAAACATTCACTTACTAACCCCGAAACCCGGTTTCTCCGATAATTCAATTTCTCCTGATTCCAGCACTGTTAAACCACTAAACGGATCATTCCCAATCAAAAGGTGGCCGTCCAGGTCGGCGTAGTCTGCTTCAAGGGCCAATAGTGTTCCTGCAGCGTTCGCCAAAGAGCTTTCGATCATGCACCCTATCATGACTTCCATGCCCAAAGAACGGGCTTCTTTCAGAACCTGTCTCGCTTTAACCAAGCTTCCTATTTTCATCAGTTTGATGTTAATCACATGGAAAGCTTCTTCTATTTCCCGGAGGTCTTCATTTCCCCGAAAGCTTTCATCAGCAGCCAGTGGCAATGGTGACCATTGCTTCAATTTTTTCATGAGCTCAAACTCATCAGCAGGCATGGGTTGTTCAATCAATTCTACATTTTGGGTGGCTAAAAACTCGATCTCTCTTTTGGCTTGATCAAGGGTAACCCAGCCTTCATTGGCATCCACCCGAAGGGGTTTGTCTGTGACTTCTCTGATAGCCTGAATAATCTCCCTGTCCCTGTCCGTTCCCAGCTTGATCTTGTAAACCGGATACTGACCGGCTTCCTGAATTTTCTTCTGCATTCTTTCAGGCGTATCCAAGCCGATGGTATAAGAGGTTACGGGACCTGTCGGAGAATCTATCCTCCACAACCTCCACAACGGTTGATCCTGAGATTTTGCCCACCAATCCAGCCATGCCATTTCGATTGCGCATTTTGCTGACTGAATGGAGGATAGATTCAGGCCTTCCAGCTTTTCAGTTATTTCTTCAGCATGTTCAATTTCATCAAAAAAGTCACCGGGTAGCGAATCAAAGTACTCTTCTACTTTTTCCGGAGTCTCATTGTATCGCGTATTTGGACCAGCCTCTCCATAACCGGTAAATCCATCTTTGGTTAAAGACAGAAATACATTGGGTACCTGAGATTTTGATCCTCTTGAGATGGTAAAAACTTCTTTTAGCTTGAGCGGGAATACTTCCCAATCGACCTTAAAATGAGACATATCCAAATTTCTGAATGAGCTGTAAATAAATATAAACGGCGGGTGCTACCAGTAGCAGTGCATCAAAACGATCGAAGAAACCTCCGTGCCCCGGAAGTAAATCAGAAGAATCTTTTACACCGGCTTTTCTTTTGATTTTGCTTTCAATTAAATCCCCGACGGGACCAAAGGTGCCCACCAACAAAATTAACGGAAGAGTCAGAGTCATCGTTACACTCGTTTCAAATGGGATGGCATATAAGGCAATGGCCAGCCCCACAAAGCACCCAAAATAACCTGATATAAAACCTTCCCAGGTTTTATTGGGACTGATGGAAGGAGCCAGTTTCCGTTTCCCGAATGAACGTCCACCGAAGTAGGCAAACACATCCCCGCCCCACACCATAAGTACGGCTGCCAGGGTTAGAAGAAATCCGGTTTCGTTAGTGCCAAGATCCCGAATCAGCATCAGGCAAAGCAGGCCAACGGGAGCATACAATCCCGCAAAAAAGGAAGTGCTCAATTTAGTGATACTCTCTTCGGAGACATCAAAAGTTTGAATGGCAATGAAGAGAAGTAGAATGCCCAGTCCAATTTCAAAAGCATAAGGAAGTACCGGGAACAGCATAATCCACAAACCTATGGTGTAGGGAAAGTATTGATCGGTGGGATTGCCCGCACTACTCATCAACCGCATCACTTCCTGCTGAATAAAAAATCCTATAAAAATGATGAAGCCTTTGAAGTACCAGCCTCCCATCCA is a genomic window containing:
- a CDS encoding dipeptide epimerase, whose amino-acid sequence is MSHFKVDWEVFPLKLKEVFTISRGSKSQVPNVFLSLTKDGFTGYGEAGPNTRYNETPEKVEEYFDSLPGDFFDEIEHAEEITEKLEGLNLSSIQSAKCAIEMAWLDWWAKSQDQPLWRLWRIDSPTGPVTSYTIGLDTPERMQKKIQEAGQYPVYKIKLGTDRDREIIQAIREVTDKPLRVDANEGWVTLDQAKREIEFLATQNVELIEQPMPADEFELMKKLKQWSPLPLAADESFRGNEDLREIEEAFHVINIKLMKIGSLVKARQVLKEARSLGMEVMIGCMIESSLANAAGTLLALEADYADLDGHLLIGNDPFSGLTVLESGEIELSEKPGFGVSK
- a CDS encoding phosphatidate cytidylyltransferase, encoding MSELVKRILFAVPAAILFISLTWMGGWYFKGFIIFIGFFIQQEVMRLMSSAGNPTDQYFPYTIGLWIMLFPVLPYAFEIGLGILLLFIAIQTFDVSEESITKLSTSFFAGLYAPVGLLCLMLIRDLGTNETGFLLTLAAVLMVWGGDVFAYFGGRSFGKRKLAPSISPNKTWEGFISGYFGCFVGLAIALYAIPFETSVTMTLTLPLILLVGTFGPVGDLIESKIKRKAGVKDSSDLLPGHGGFFDRFDALLLVAPAVYIYLQLIQKFGYVSF